Proteins from a single region of Chryseobacterium scophthalmum:
- a CDS encoding HAD-IA family hydrolase, translating to MNIQLLVLDMAGTTIDEDNVVYKTLANAVNNYGYNVSLEKVLEICAGMEKAEAIRNLLENIGGNTDDTEVIFKNFSDDLAIAYEKLDVKPINGVENFLIKIKSSGKKIVLNTGYTEKIAQQLLSKLNWKKDVHFDELITADDVFESRPSPEMIQLAMSKFGIMDPKTVMKAGDSAIDIEEGKNAGCGLTIGVLSGAQTREQLEAAKPDYIFNSLSEAEKILY from the coding sequence ATGAACATACAATTACTGGTTCTGGATATGGCTGGAACAACGATAGACGAAGACAATGTAGTATACAAAACCTTAGCAAACGCAGTCAACAATTACGGTTACAACGTAAGCTTAGAGAAAGTGCTGGAAATCTGCGCCGGAATGGAAAAAGCAGAAGCCATTAGGAATCTTCTCGAAAATATCGGTGGAAATACCGATGACACTGAAGTTATTTTTAAAAACTTTTCTGATGATCTTGCAATTGCCTACGAAAAACTCGATGTAAAACCTATCAATGGTGTTGAAAATTTCTTGATTAAAATTAAATCTTCAGGAAAAAAAATAGTTTTAAATACTGGTTATACCGAAAAAATTGCACAACAGCTGCTCTCAAAATTAAACTGGAAAAAAGACGTTCATTTTGACGAACTCATTACCGCTGATGATGTTTTTGAAAGCAGACCAAGCCCAGAAATGATTCAACTCGCAATGTCAAAATTCGGGATTATGGATCCTAAAACCGTGATGAAAGCCGGAGATTCTGCCATTGATATTGAAGAAGGAAAAAATGCAGGATGTGGTTTAACCATAGGTGTTTTAAGCGGAGCACAAACTAGAGAACAGCTTGAAGCCGCAAAACCAGATTATATCTTCAACAGCCTTTCAGAA